AGTATTAGTATAAGGtcacagcacagtgcctggcaaatgCCTGAGAGGGGCACTACACAAAAGGAATGTCTTCAAAGCCCCTTTGTGGGGCCCTGCAGCCACCCCTGAGTTCCCTGGGGCCCCTTGGGTAGAAGGGGTCCTGTAAACTTCTTTGCATCCACATAAACCCCCCCAATTTCTGTCTGGTTTTCTTCACCTCGTCCTCCACCCTAGCCATCTCATCAAACTCTCTTATCATCTCCTCATTGCTCAAATGCATATCATGTATGGCCTCCTTATATTCTTTGAGGCACTGAGCTAGGCCCTTGTTGGTTTTTCTTTTGGCTGTCCTGGGTACATCACTCCCAGCTGGGCGCTTTGCTGCAGCCCTCAGTTCACTGGCCGGCTGCTCCTCTTCTTTTAGCTTTACTTGGCTCTCTGCCTTTCCCTCGCTCACTAGCCTTCCTCTGTTTGCCTTTCCCTCATTGATTTGTTTCCCTTCTTTTGGCTTTTCCTTGCTCACTGGCTTTCCCTGGATCACTGACTTTCTCTGGATCACTGGCTTTTTCTCACTGTGTggctctccctcattctctggcTTTCCTTCTTCTTTTGGGTTTGCTGCACTCTCTggcttttccttctcctttaGCATTTCCTCAGCTTCTGTATTTCCCGTGTcatctgtcttttcctcattttgtAACTTTTCCTTGTCTTCCTGGGTACAATCGACTTCTGGCTTTCCTGCATCCTGTGGCTGTTCTTTGTTTTCCACCTTTTCTTGGTTCTCAggcattatttcattttcattgcaaAGTTTTTCCATGTTCAgatttcccctccttttcctgtCATGGGGGatggggttgggtggggaggaagagaagacaaAAGAGGAGACTAGGGAGACTGAAGGCTTGGGAGTGGAATGCAGGTCCCACCTCCTCTCTGGTCAGGGTTTCCCAGACCTGGACTGTACTCCAAGTGTGCCTTATGCCCACCATTTCCCCCATCATCCCTCCCACATACTTGAACCAACCAATTCTCTAACAGGCCCTGCCATTTTCTCTGTTCAGCGAGGCATGCTGTAGTGGAAATGTGTTGGTTGGTGGGCACCAGGGACCCAAATTCTGCCCAGCCCTTGCTTTCTACACTCCCCATTACTCTGGGTCCCTTACCAGCAACCCCTCTCCTTCACTGACCTGGGGTAATTCTGGACAGGGTCGTCCTCCTTTTCTAGCCTAGCTGTGCAGGGAACAACAGACACGCAGATCTGCAGACAGGAGATAGGGGCGGGACTTTCGGTGGGGGCACCGGCACCGGGTCCCTGTCCTGATTCCCTGTCCCTCCTCATCCAACATTTCCCGCACCCCCCAACTCCGCTCCGCACCCCAGCCGCCATTTCTTTTCACGCCCCAGGCACCAGACCAGCATGTTTTCCAAACTAATTTTGGACCTCCGCGCCCTTCTGCCCGGAGGCAACAAGCCTACCCACCTTCAAGGTCAATTTTG
This DNA window, taken from Manis pentadactyla isolate mManPen7 chromosome X, mManPen7.hap1, whole genome shotgun sequence, encodes the following:
- the TCEAL4 gene encoding transcription elongation factor A protein-like 4, with amino-acid sequence MEKLCNENEIMPENQEKVENKEQPQDAGKPEVDCTQEDKEKLQNEEKTDDTGNTEAEEMLKEKEKPESAANPKEEGKPENEGEPHSEKKPVIQRKSVIQGKPVSKEKPKEGKQINEGKANRGRLVSEGKAESQVKLKEEEQPASELRAAAKRPAGSDVPRTAKRKTNKGLAQCLKEYKEAIHDMHLSNEEMIREFDEMARVEDEVKKTRQKLGGFMWMQRSLQDPFYPRGPRELRGGCRAPQRGFEDIPFV